One Balaenoptera acutorostrata unplaced genomic scaffold, mBalAcu1.1 scaffold_396, whole genome shotgun sequence genomic window carries:
- the LOC130706943 gene encoding serine palmitoyltransferase 1-like isoform X3, producing MREALRGVTLDLGPGVSGASRARTGESSISGLKVVGESISPAFHLQLEESTGCRERDVKLLQEIVTQCMDRGIALTLARYLEKEEKYLPPPSIRIVVTVEQTEEELEKAATTISKVAQTVLL from the exons ATGAGGGAGGCCCTCAGAGGAGTGACCCTGGACCTGGGACCGGGCGTGTCTGGCGCTAGCCGTGCAAGAACAGGAGAGAGCAG CATTTCTGGATTAAAAGTGGTGGGTGAGTCCATTTCTCCAGCATTTCACCTCCAGCTGGAAGAGAGCACTGGGTGTCGAGAAAGAGACGTTAAACTACTTCAGGAAATAGTAACTCAA TGCATGGACAGAGGCATCGCGTTAACTCTGGCACGCTacctggagaaagaagagaagtatCTCCCTCCTCCGAG CATTAGGATTGTGGTCACAGTGGAACAAACAGaagaggaactggagaaagctgCGACCACAATCAGCAAGGTGGCCCAGACCGTGCTGCTTTAG
- the LOC130706943 gene encoding serine palmitoyltransferase 1-like isoform X1, with protein MLSMEETEVIENDGADTSLKWVMREALRGVTLDLGPGVSGASRARTGESSISGLKVVGESISPAFHLQLEESTGCRERDVKLLQEIVTQCMDRGIALTLARYLEKEEKYLPPPSIRIVVTVEQTEEELEKAATTISKVAQTVLL; from the exons ATGTTATCCATGGAGGAAACAGAAGTAATAGAAAATGATGGTGCAGACACTTCCCTAAAGTGGGTGATGAGGGAGGCCCTCAGAGGAGTGACCCTGGACCTGGGACCGGGCGTGTCTGGCGCTAGCCGTGCAAGAACAGGAGAGAGCAG CATTTCTGGATTAAAAGTGGTGGGTGAGTCCATTTCTCCAGCATTTCACCTCCAGCTGGAAGAGAGCACTGGGTGTCGAGAAAGAGACGTTAAACTACTTCAGGAAATAGTAACTCAA TGCATGGACAGAGGCATCGCGTTAACTCTGGCACGCTacctggagaaagaagagaagtatCTCCCTCCTCCGAG CATTAGGATTGTGGTCACAGTGGAACAAACAGaagaggaactggagaaagctgCGACCACAATCAGCAAGGTGGCCCAGACCGTGCTGCTTTAG